One window of the Crassaminicella thermophila genome contains the following:
- a CDS encoding ATP-binding protein — MDFFTTLFGVDIGITQCRYDCSNRLMELKKKLKGQNPNEDSQIAEHFKHIFQSQIKGDSNILEAVSYSIGEIVDNTIRHSLSPINGFICAQTYRNKRKLEICIADCGIGIPKSLKSSNNIDPSERDCLVYDHEYILYALRKGISSKYGKGHTGEGLFFSSEFIKENYGRMKIISGKGLCLIKNGNDVLQMDIDCWTGTIVALEFQLDNEVNVKNIFDREFPMDSTEDFDWI; from the coding sequence ATGGATTTTTTTACAACGCTTTTTGGTGTTGATATAGGTATAACACAATGTAGATATGACTGTTCAAATAGATTGATGGAACTTAAAAAGAAATTAAAAGGGCAGAATCCAAATGAAGATTCACAAATAGCAGAGCACTTTAAACATATTTTTCAATCACAAATAAAAGGAGATTCTAATATATTAGAAGCGGTTTCATATTCAATAGGAGAAATAGTAGATAATACAATACGTCATTCATTATCGCCTATTAACGGTTTTATATGTGCACAAACTTATCGAAATAAAAGAAAGCTTGAAATATGTATTGCAGATTGCGGAATTGGCATACCAAAAAGTTTAAAATCCAGCAATAATATAGACCCTTCAGAAAGGGATTGCTTAGTCTATGACCACGAATATATACTTTATGCACTAAGAAAAGGTATATCAAGTAAATATGGAAAAGGCCATACTGGAGAAGGACTATTTTTCTCATCAGAATTTATAAAAGAAAACTATGGAAGAATGAAAATTATTTCCGGAAAGGGGTTATGTTTGATAAAAAATGGAAATGATGTATTACAAATGGATATTGATTGCTGGACAGGAACAATAGTAGCGTTAGAGTTTCAATTAGACAATGAGGTAAATGTAAAAAATATATTTGATAGGGAATTTCCGATGGATAGTACGGAGGATTTTGATTGGATTTAA
- a CDS encoding helix-turn-helix domain-containing protein, with amino-acid sequence MAFKKVLEDNNVSGYRLSKDIGIPQQTISDYVSGKKNFNSMKIGVAKKIADYLGMTLDELYEKSTN; translated from the coding sequence ATGGCATTTAAAAAAGTATTAGAAGATAACAATGTTTCTGGTTACAGGTTATCAAAGGATATAGGGATACCACAACAAACTATATCAGATTATGTATCTGGGAAAAAGAATTTTAATAGTATGAAAATTGGTGTTGCGAAAAAAATTGCTGATTATCTTGGCATGACATTAGACGAATTATATGAAAAATCAACTAATTAA
- a CDS encoding hemolysin XhlA family protein: MVCERHEEIVNRLNNHADRIKQLEINNAKTGEKITSLIEKLENLTSWIKALVMLGGTTLLGFFFWYIQNIGR; this comes from the coding sequence ATGGTATGTGAAAGACACGAGGAGATTGTAAATCGTTTAAACAATCATGCTGATAGAATTAAACAACTAGAAATAAATAATGCAAAAACAGGAGAGAAAATTACAAGCTTGATAGAAAAATTAGAGAATCTAACAAGCTGGATTAAAGCTTTAGTAATGCTAGGCGGTACTACATTGCTAGGCTTTTTCTTTTGGTACATACAAAACATAGGGAGGTAA
- a CDS encoding peptidoglycan recognition protein family protein, with product MNNPNKIILHHSLTKDGKVVDFNAIKRYHMQVRGWSDIGYHYVIEKVGDKYEILKGRDEKTPGAHCKEQHCNFESIGICLVGNFDIAEPPQAQLDKLYELLEDIFKRYGKMKIYGHNHFAKYKSCPGTKFPMNKVLAEAFQRKKKHWAEKCFINLNNKGITIHEKRFNDPITRGEVFALLDQLTDRK from the coding sequence ATGAATAATCCAAATAAAATTATTTTACATCATAGCCTTACTAAAGATGGTAAGGTTGTTGATTTTAATGCAATCAAAAGATATCATATGCAGGTTAGGGGATGGAGCGATATAGGCTATCATTATGTGATAGAAAAAGTTGGAGATAAATATGAAATTCTAAAAGGCAGAGATGAAAAGACACCAGGAGCGCATTGCAAAGAACAGCATTGCAATTTTGAATCAATTGGAATTTGTTTGGTAGGAAATTTTGATATAGCAGAACCACCACAGGCGCAATTAGATAAGCTTTATGAGTTATTAGAAGATATATTTAAGCGATATGGAAAGATGAAGATTTACGGACATAATCATTTTGCAAAATACAAGAGTTGTCCTGGAACTAAGTTTCCTATGAACAAAGTACTTGCTGAAGCTTTTCAAAGAAAGAAAAAACATTGGGCCGAAAAGTGTTTTATTAATCTTAACAACAAGGGCATTACAATACATGAAAAGAGATTCAATGATCCAATTACAAGAGGAGAAGTATTTGCATTACTGGATCAATTAACAGATAGAAAGTAG